Proteins encoded together in one Cyanobium sp. ATX 6F1 window:
- the queC gene encoding 7-cyano-7-deazaguanine synthase QueC, whose product MASAFPASGATAVALLSGGLDSATATALAIEAGQRVIGLSFDYGQRHRRELEAARALAERLGLAEHHTIAVNLAAWGGSSLTDAALAVPSDGVADGVIPSTYVPGRNTVFIALGLSLAEARGATRLVLGVNAIDYSGYPDCRPDYLDAFQTLADLATRAGRAGHGARLWAPLIHWSKTEIVRQALRLGVPIEVTWSCYAGGELPCGRCDSCRIRDAALIEAGRPDLASHRP is encoded by the coding sequence TTGGCCTCCGCGTTTCCAGCCTCCGGCGCCACAGCCGTGGCCCTGCTCTCGGGCGGCCTCGATTCGGCCACCGCCACGGCCCTGGCGATCGAGGCGGGGCAGCGGGTGATCGGGCTGTCCTTCGACTACGGCCAGCGCCACCGCCGCGAACTGGAGGCCGCCCGGGCCCTGGCCGAGCGCCTGGGTCTGGCGGAGCACCACACCATTGCTGTGAACCTGGCGGCCTGGGGCGGCTCCTCGCTCACCGATGCCGCCCTGGCGGTGCCCAGCGATGGGGTCGCCGACGGGGTGATCCCCTCCACCTACGTGCCTGGCCGCAACACCGTGTTCATCGCCCTGGGGCTGAGCCTGGCGGAAGCGCGCGGGGCCACGCGGCTGGTGCTGGGGGTCAACGCGATCGACTACTCCGGCTACCCCGATTGCCGGCCCGACTACCTCGACGCCTTCCAGACCCTGGCCGATCTGGCCACCAGGGCGGGCCGCGCCGGACACGGTGCCCGGCTCTGGGCCCCCCTGATTCACTGGAGCAAGACCGAGATCGTGCGCCAGGCCCTACGGCTCGGGGTTCCGATCGAGGTCACCTGGAGCTGCTACGCCGGCGGCGAGCTCCCCTGCGGCCGCTGCGACAGCTGCCGCATTCGCGACGCGGCCCTGATCGAAGCCGGGCGGCCCGATCTGGCCAGCCACCGGCCGTGA
- a CDS encoding ecotin — MGQVRVRAGLVVALGAAFAAASLPARAIPRLDLKPYPAPAADELRWVIQLPGLLPPTRDPSFSADPADWRVQLIAGKTLPLDCNQHRLGGKLKPETIPGWGYTLFRLTEVGPMLSTRKACPPGEPLRPQFVSAGSKPFVVPYNASLPVVVYTPKGYELRWRIWKAEKETRRAQEI; from the coding sequence ATGGGACAGGTGCGCGTCAGGGCTGGGCTGGTGGTGGCCCTTGGGGCGGCCTTTGCCGCGGCCTCGCTGCCGGCCCGGGCGATCCCCCGGCTCGATCTCAAGCCCTATCCGGCCCCGGCGGCCGATGAGCTGCGCTGGGTGATCCAGTTGCCGGGCCTGCTCCCCCCCACCAGGGACCCCTCCTTTTCTGCGGATCCAGCCGACTGGCGGGTGCAGCTGATCGCTGGCAAGACCCTGCCACTCGACTGCAACCAGCACCGCCTCGGCGGCAAGCTCAAGCCCGAGACGATCCCCGGCTGGGGTTACACCCTGTTCCGGCTCACGGAGGTGGGCCCGATGCTCTCCACCCGCAAGGCCTGCCCCCCCGGGGAGCCCCTCAGGCCCCAGTTCGTGAGCGCCGGCAGCAAGCCCTTCGTGGTGCCCTACAACGCCAGCCTGCCGGTCGTGGTCTACACCCCGAAGGGCTACGAGCTGCGCTGGCGGATCTGGAAGGCGGAAAAGGAGACCCGCCGCGCCCAGGAGATCTGA
- a CDS encoding peptidylprolyl isomerase, translated as MPSDPWLTPAVVSQLARHNLLRPLLKQQVLAELAAGFPLQEQERQERFEAVRRERGLEQPEALARFLAANLLSEEDLRALAEQPLQLQRAMEARFLARAGARFLSRKPQLDRIVYSLLRVRDAGLARELYLRIAEGEAEFSELAARYAEGPEKESRGIVGPVPLSQAHPQLLERLRTAAVGALLEPFHVETWWLVVRLESQTDASLDEATRRQMAAELLEEWVEEQVVERLAGLAREQPGEPGLAPPQPGAAPVGR; from the coding sequence TTGCCTTCCGACCCGTGGCTGACCCCCGCCGTGGTGTCACAGCTGGCCCGCCACAATCTGCTCCGGCCACTGCTCAAGCAGCAGGTGCTCGCCGAGCTGGCGGCGGGCTTTCCCCTGCAGGAGCAGGAGCGGCAGGAACGCTTCGAGGCCGTGCGGCGGGAGCGGGGCCTGGAGCAGCCTGAGGCCCTGGCCCGCTTCCTGGCCGCCAACCTGCTCAGTGAGGAGGATCTGCGCGCCCTGGCCGAGCAACCCCTGCAACTGCAGCGGGCCATGGAGGCACGTTTCCTGGCCCGGGCGGGAGCTCGCTTCTTGAGCCGCAAGCCCCAGCTCGATCGCATCGTCTACAGCCTGCTGCGCGTGCGGGATGCGGGGCTGGCCCGGGAGCTCTACCTGCGCATCGCCGAGGGCGAGGCCGAGTTCAGTGAGCTGGCGGCCCGCTATGCCGAGGGCCCGGAGAAGGAGTCCCGCGGCATCGTCGGCCCCGTTCCCCTGTCCCAGGCCCACCCCCAGTTGCTGGAGCGACTGCGCACGGCTGCGGTGGGGGCGCTGCTGGAGCCGTTCCATGTGGAGACCTGGTGGCTGGTGGTGCGCCTCGAGAGCCAGACCGACGCCAGCCTCGATGAGGCCACCCGCCGGCAGATGGCCGCTGAACTGCTGGAGGAATGGGTGGAGGAGCAGGTGGTTGAGCGGCTGGCCGGGCTGGCCCGGGAGCAGCCGGGTGAACCTGGGTTGGCCCCGCCCCAGCCGGGCGCTGCCCCGGTGGGCCGATGA
- a CDS encoding anthranilate synthase component I family protein, with amino-acid sequence MRRELPWRDPWAVALALAAAFGQDGLVWLDGDGSPAGPAAAGGGAEPFGAGLSARSILAVAPLETLCCRGLPGEPGAHDPFAALERMEAQGGDWLGWLGYEAGAWVEAGDHWQRPAMATLWAGRYDHLLHINLKERQLWLEGCGTERLATIAAVVEALPEGAGAPTAGDPAAIPISTWHWHTDAGGFAAQVEQLQAWIAAGDLFQANLTACCETTLAAETDLLALYGRLRRACPAPFSGLAIANGAAQGEAVLSASPERFLRLSADGQVETRPIKGTRPRRADPEADAREAAELITSPKDRAENVMIVDLLRNDLGRVCVAGSISVPQLVGLESYRQVHHLTSVVEGRLRPGLGVVDLLRACWPGGSISGAPKVRACRRLNALEPVPRGPYCGSLFHLAPGGAFDGNILIRSLLINGRQLRVHAGCGIVADSDPAGEAEEMGWKIQPLLEALT; translated from the coding sequence GTGAGGCGGGAGCTGCCCTGGCGGGACCCCTGGGCGGTGGCGCTGGCCCTGGCGGCGGCCTTCGGCCAGGACGGGCTGGTGTGGCTCGATGGCGATGGGTCCCCAGCTGGGCCGGCAGCGGCGGGAGGCGGAGCCGAACCGTTCGGGGCGGGCCTGAGTGCGCGCAGCATTCTGGCGGTGGCTCCGTTGGAGACCCTCTGCTGCCGGGGGCTGCCGGGGGAGCCCGGTGCCCACGATCCATTCGCGGCCCTCGAACGCATGGAGGCCCAGGGGGGCGATTGGCTCGGCTGGCTGGGTTACGAGGCGGGGGCCTGGGTGGAAGCCGGTGACCACTGGCAGCGCCCGGCGATGGCCACCCTCTGGGCCGGCCGCTACGACCACCTGCTGCACATCAACCTGAAGGAGCGGCAGCTCTGGCTGGAGGGCTGCGGAACCGAGCGGCTGGCGACGATCGCCGCCGTGGTGGAGGCCCTCCCGGAGGGCGCCGGGGCGCCCACCGCCGGCGATCCGGCAGCGATCCCGATCTCCACCTGGCACTGGCACACCGACGCCGGCGGCTTCGCGGCCCAGGTGGAGCAGCTCCAGGCCTGGATCGCCGCCGGGGATCTGTTCCAGGCCAACCTCACGGCCTGCTGCGAGACCACCCTGGCGGCGGAAACCGACCTGCTGGCCCTCTACGGGCGCCTGCGCCGCGCCTGCCCGGCGCCGTTCTCGGGCCTGGCGATCGCCAATGGCGCGGCCCAAGGGGAAGCGGTGCTCTCCGCCTCGCCTGAGCGCTTCCTGCGGCTGAGCGCCGATGGCCAGGTGGAAACCCGGCCGATCAAAGGCACCCGCCCCCGCCGGGCCGACCCCGAGGCCGATGCCCGCGAGGCCGCCGAACTGATCACCAGCCCCAAGGACCGTGCCGAGAACGTGATGATCGTGGATCTGCTGCGCAATGACCTTGGGCGGGTGTGTGTGGCGGGGAGCATCAGCGTGCCCCAGCTGGTGGGGCTGGAGAGCTACCGCCAGGTGCATCACCTCACCTCGGTGGTGGAGGGGCGGCTGCGGCCGGGGCTGGGGGTGGTGGATCTGCTGCGGGCCTGCTGGCCCGGGGGCTCGATCAGTGGCGCCCCCAAGGTGCGGGCCTGCCGGCGTCTGAACGCGCTGGAGCCCGTGCCCCGGGGCCCCTATTGCGGCAGCCTGTTTCACCTGGCCCCTGGCGGCGCCTTCGATGGCAACATCCTGATCCGCAGCCTGCTGATCAACGGCCGCCAACTGCGGGTGCATGCCGGCTGCGGCATCGTCGCCGACTCCGATCCGGCCGGGGAGGCCGAGGAAATGGGCTGGAAGATCCAGCCGCTGCTGGAGGCCCTGACATGA
- the urtC gene encoding urea ABC transporter permease subunit UrtC has protein sequence MAPTAAPLWRRLLPWVLIVAAALILPVLLPPFRLNLLGRFLSLGIVALGIDLIWGFTGLLSLGQGIFFAIGGYAIGMYLQLDSLEPGQLPEFFGLYGVKELPTFWQPFTSPVFTFLAIWVIPALVAGLLGFLVFRNRIKGVYFSILTQAALLVFFNFFNGQQKLINGTNGLKTDTARIFGELVGSDAMQRSLFLLTVVLTVAAWFLCRWLTSGRFGDALVAIRDDEPRLRYTGYNPTAYKTLVFAVAGALAGVSGALYTVQSGIVSPQFMAVPFSIEMVIWVAVGGRGTLIGAVLGAVLINYAKSLISEQLPETWLFIQGGLFLLVVTALPDGLVGWWRQGGVRQLQAMLGWPPLAPTYPALDLDPVVQAEAAELTPPSTRGVEP, from the coding sequence ATGGCGCCCACCGCTGCTCCCCTCTGGCGTCGCCTGTTGCCCTGGGTGCTGATCGTGGCCGCGGCCCTGATCCTGCCGGTGCTACTGCCCCCCTTCCGGCTCAACCTGCTCGGTCGGTTTCTCTCGCTGGGCATCGTCGCCCTGGGCATTGATCTGATCTGGGGCTTCACCGGCCTGCTCAGCCTCGGCCAGGGGATCTTCTTCGCCATCGGTGGTTATGCCATCGGCATGTACCTGCAGCTCGACAGCCTCGAGCCCGGCCAGTTGCCGGAGTTCTTCGGCCTCTACGGCGTCAAGGAGCTGCCGACCTTCTGGCAGCCCTTCACCTCGCCGGTGTTCACGTTTCTGGCGATCTGGGTGATCCCTGCCCTGGTGGCTGGCCTGCTCGGCTTTCTGGTGTTCCGCAACCGGATCAAGGGGGTCTACTTCTCGATCCTCACCCAGGCGGCCCTGCTGGTCTTCTTCAACTTTTTCAACGGCCAACAGAAGCTGATCAACGGCACCAACGGCCTCAAGACCGACACCGCGCGGATCTTCGGCGAGTTGGTCGGCTCCGATGCCATGCAGCGCAGCCTGTTCCTGCTCACCGTGGTGCTGACCGTGGCGGCCTGGTTCCTTTGCCGCTGGCTCACCAGCGGCCGCTTCGGTGATGCCCTGGTGGCGATCCGAGATGATGAGCCCAGGCTTCGCTACACGGGCTACAACCCCACCGCCTACAAGACCCTCGTCTTCGCCGTGGCCGGAGCCCTGGCCGGGGTGAGCGGAGCGCTCTACACCGTCCAATCCGGCATCGTCAGCCCCCAGTTCATGGCGGTGCCGTTCTCGATCGAGATGGTGATCTGGGTGGCGGTGGGCGGACGGGGCACCCTGATCGGGGCTGTGCTCGGGGCCGTGCTGATCAACTATGCCAAGAGCCTGATCAGTGAGCAGCTGCCCGAAACCTGGCTGTTCATCCAGGGGGGTCTGTTCCTGCTGGTGGTCACCGCCCTGCCCGATGGCCTGGTGGGCTGGTGGCGCCAGGGCGGAGTGCGCCAGCTCCAGGCGATGCTCGGTTGGCCGCCCCTGGCGCCCACCTATCCCGCCTTGGATCTCGATCCCGTCGTGCAGGCCGAGGCCGCCGAACTCACCCCGCCGTCCACCCGAGGAGTCGAGCCATGA
- the urtE gene encoding urea ABC transporter ATP-binding subunit UrtE, with product MTTTDAVLQVRGLNVYYGDSHILRDVDITVKPGQMVCLIGRNGVGKTTLLKTVIGLLRQRSGAVELEDRDVSALPPHQRARSGIGYVPQGREIIPQLTVRENLLLGLEALPGGLQKNRHIDPVVYELFPVLEKFLNRRGGDLSGGQQQQLAIARALLGKPRLLLLDEPTEGIQPSVILDIERAVKRIIKTTGISVLLVEQHVNFVEQADWFYAMQRGGMVASGPTEELSQEVVNRFLKV from the coding sequence ATGACCACCACGGATGCGGTGCTGCAGGTTCGCGGCCTCAACGTCTACTACGGTGACAGCCATATCCTCAGGGATGTCGACATCACCGTCAAACCAGGCCAGATGGTCTGTCTGATCGGCAGGAACGGTGTCGGTAAAACCACCCTGCTCAAGACCGTGATCGGGTTGCTGCGGCAGCGCAGTGGAGCCGTTGAGCTCGAGGATCGAGACGTCTCCGCCCTGCCGCCCCATCAGCGGGCCCGCAGCGGTATCGGCTACGTGCCCCAGGGCCGGGAGATCATTCCCCAGCTCACGGTGCGCGAGAACCTTCTGCTGGGTCTGGAGGCTCTGCCGGGGGGGTTGCAGAAGAACCGCCACATCGATCCTGTGGTCTACGAGCTGTTCCCGGTTCTCGAGAAGTTCCTCAACCGTCGCGGCGGCGATCTCAGCGGCGGACAGCAGCAGCAACTCGCCATCGCCCGTGCCCTTCTGGGCAAGCCTCGACTGCTGCTGCTCGATGAACCCACCGAGGGCATTCAGCCGTCCGTGATTCTCGACATCGAGCGCGCGGTCAAGCGGATCATCAAGACCACGGGAATCAGCGTCCTGCTGGTGGAGCAGCACGTCAATTTCGTGGAGCAGGCTGACTGGTTCTATGCCATGCAGCGGGGGGGGATGGTGGCCAGTGGCCCCACCGAAGAGCTCAGTCAGGAGGTGGTGAACCGCTTCCTCAAGGTCTGA
- a CDS encoding ABC transporter transmembrane domain-containing protein: MSAAPSLAALLGHPAFARLSSAGRALLEGQARLNRYALGQSLSSAALIPSEILLLLEGEARLLVREGGRLLTLTKLRPGEFVGLASLLRASPCEEVSAAEPVAAAALGDALVLQLLQSEPSFAAWCAAQLFSAELAALIQELRRQHPQTHLTLVEQFERIRPEARLVAPSQAVLELLDADQVLLVSSNNIERHPIGSRLEPAAGVPQALPPLPPRLIALPRALETEIGAAPVLEAELLDGEGSALVAAGSSDLAGPPLASGLDLGQRDRPVFRLLRGNGPLEETLACFQMLAAELRLPFRRDAIEKILRDALRRGQTPDLQLCGNLAAMMGLHVSGVRVPASQGTRLMTPALIPWQGGFALVRFSNARGLLLASPREGWVELPPGRLAEVFPEGIDLLLVERSNATPEQKFGFSWFWPALSRYRGLLFQVLLASFVVQLFSLANPLLIQVIIDKVINQRSLDTLQVLGIALVVVTLMEGVIGSLRTFLFTETTNRLDMRLGAEVIDHLLRLPLGYFDRRPVGELGTRIAELEKIRNFLTGQALTTLLDAAFSVIYIVVMVIYSWLLTLIALCVVPIQVLLTVLGAPLFRRQYRDAAQENARTQSHLVEVLSGIQTVKAQNVEMISRWKWQDLYAKYIARSFEKTITGTALNETSQVLQKLSQLLVLWVGTTLVLKGELTLGQLIAFRIISGYVTQPLLRLSSIWQTIQELKVSFERLADVVDTPEESDDADKQKIPLPPIDGEIRFDDVSFSFQSGTASVLSHIDLSIPAGTFVGVVGQSGSGKSTLTKLLSRLYSPQSGRILIDGHDIDKVELYSLRRQIGIVPQDPLLFSGSVAENIALTDPDASSDAIVAAARLACAHDFIMELPAGYSTNVGERGASLSGGQRQRIALARTLLSRPKLLVLDEATSALDYATERQVFDNLIENVKHATVFFITHRLSTIRRVDRIVMLHQGSVVESGTHDELMAQRGRYYALVQQQEDS; the protein is encoded by the coding sequence ATGAGCGCGGCCCCCTCCCTGGCGGCCCTGCTGGGCCATCCCGCCTTCGCGCGGCTTTCCTCCGCCGGCCGCGCCCTTCTGGAGGGCCAGGCCCGGCTCAATCGCTACGCCCTCGGCCAGTCCCTCTCCAGCGCTGCGCTGATCCCGAGCGAGATCCTGCTGCTGCTGGAGGGAGAGGCGCGGCTGCTGGTGCGCGAGGGCGGCCGCCTGCTCACGCTCACGAAGCTGCGCCCCGGCGAGTTTGTCGGCCTGGCCTCGCTGCTGCGGGCGAGCCCCTGCGAGGAGGTCAGCGCCGCCGAGCCCGTGGCCGCCGCCGCCCTGGGCGATGCCCTGGTGCTGCAGTTGCTGCAGAGCGAACCCAGCTTTGCGGCCTGGTGCGCCGCCCAACTGTTCAGCGCCGAACTGGCGGCCCTGATCCAGGAGCTGCGCCGCCAGCATCCCCAGACCCACCTCACCCTGGTGGAGCAGTTCGAGCGGATCCGGCCCGAGGCCCGGCTGGTGGCCCCGAGCCAAGCGGTGCTGGAGCTGCTGGACGCCGATCAGGTGTTGCTGGTCTCCAGCAACAACATCGAGCGCCATCCGATCGGCAGCCGCCTGGAGCCCGCCGCCGGGGTGCCCCAGGCCCTGCCGCCGCTGCCGCCCCGGTTGATCGCCCTGCCGAGGGCCCTGGAGACGGAGATCGGGGCGGCGCCCGTTCTCGAGGCCGAGCTGCTGGATGGGGAAGGATCGGCCCTGGTGGCCGCCGGCTCCTCCGATCTCGCCGGTCCGCCCCTGGCCTCCGGCCTTGATCTGGGCCAACGGGATCGCCCCGTTTTCCGGCTGCTGCGCGGCAACGGCCCGTTGGAAGAAACCCTCGCCTGCTTCCAGATGCTGGCGGCGGAGCTGCGCTTGCCCTTCCGCCGCGACGCGATCGAGAAGATCCTGCGCGATGCCCTGCGCCGCGGCCAGACCCCCGATCTGCAGCTCTGCGGCAACCTGGCGGCGATGATGGGGCTGCATGTCAGCGGCGTGCGCGTGCCGGCCTCCCAGGGCACGCGGCTGATGACCCCGGCCCTGATCCCCTGGCAGGGGGGCTTCGCCCTGGTGCGCTTCAGCAACGCCCGCGGCCTGCTGCTGGCCTCGCCCCGGGAGGGCTGGGTGGAGCTGCCACCAGGCCGTCTTGCGGAGGTTTTCCCCGAGGGCATCGATCTGCTGCTGGTGGAGCGCAGCAACGCCACGCCGGAGCAGAAGTTCGGCTTCAGCTGGTTCTGGCCCGCCCTGAGCCGTTACCGCGGCCTCCTCTTCCAGGTGCTGCTGGCCTCGTTCGTCGTTCAGCTGTTCAGCCTGGCTAACCCCCTGCTGATCCAGGTGATCATCGACAAGGTGATCAACCAGCGCAGCCTCGACACCCTGCAGGTGCTCGGCATCGCCCTGGTGGTGGTCACCCTGATGGAAGGGGTGATCGGCTCGTTGCGCACCTTCCTGTTCACCGAAACCACCAACCGCCTCGACATGCGGCTCGGCGCCGAGGTGATCGATCACCTGCTGCGGCTGCCCCTGGGCTATTTCGACCGGCGCCCGGTGGGGGAACTGGGCACCCGGATCGCGGAGCTGGAGAAGATCCGCAATTTCCTCACCGGCCAGGCGCTCACCACCCTGCTGGATGCGGCCTTCTCCGTCATCTACATCGTGGTGATGGTGATCTACAGCTGGCTGCTGACGCTGATCGCCCTCTGCGTGGTGCCGATCCAGGTGCTGCTCACCGTGCTGGGGGCCCCCCTGTTCCGGCGCCAGTACCGCGACGCCGCCCAGGAGAACGCGCGCACCCAGAGCCACCTGGTGGAGGTGCTCAGCGGCATCCAGACCGTGAAGGCCCAGAACGTGGAGATGATCAGCCGCTGGAAATGGCAGGACCTCTACGCCAAGTACATCGCCCGAAGCTTCGAGAAAACGATCACCGGCACGGCCCTCAACGAGACCAGCCAGGTGCTCCAGAAGCTCTCCCAGCTGCTGGTGCTGTGGGTGGGCACCACCTTGGTGCTCAAGGGGGAGCTCACCTTGGGTCAACTGATCGCCTTCCGCATCATCAGCGGTTATGTCACCCAGCCGCTGCTGCGGCTCTCCTCGATCTGGCAGACGATCCAGGAGCTGAAGGTGTCCTTTGAGCGGTTGGCGGATGTGGTCGACACCCCGGAGGAATCCGACGACGCCGACAAGCAGAAGATCCCCCTGCCCCCGATCGATGGGGAGATCCGCTTCGATGATGTGAGCTTCAGCTTCCAGAGCGGCACCGCGTCGGTGCTCAGCCACATCGATCTGTCGATCCCCGCCGGCACCTTCGTGGGCGTGGTGGGTCAGAGCGGCAGCGGCAAGAGCACCCTCACCAAGCTGCTCTCACGTCTCTATTCCCCCCAGAGCGGCCGGATCCTGATCGATGGCCACGACATCGACAAAGTTGAGTTGTATTCCCTGCGTCGTCAGATCGGCATCGTGCCCCAGGATCCGCTGCTGTTCTCCGGCAGCGTGGCCGAGAACATCGCCCTCACCGACCCCGATGCCAGCAGCGACGCGATCGTGGCGGCGGCCCGGCTGGCCTGTGCCCACGACTTCATCATGGAATTGCCGGCCGGCTACAGCACCAACGTGGGCGAGAGAGGAGCAAGCCTCTCGGGGGGCCAGCGTCAGCGGATCGCCCTGGCCCGCACGCTGCTGAGCCGCCCCAAGCTGCTGGTGCTCGATGAGGCCACCAGTGCCCTGGATTACGCCACCGAGCGCCAGGTGTTCGACAACCTGATCGAGAACGTGAAGCACGCCACGGTGTTCTTCATCACGCACCGGCTCTCCACCATCCGCCGGGTGGATCGGATCGTGATGCTGCACCAGGGCTCCGTGGTGGAGAGCGGCACCCACGATGAACTGATGGCCCAACGGGGCCGCTACTACGCCCTGGTTCAGCAGCAGGAGGACAGCTGA
- a CDS encoding aminotransferase class IV, with protein MNAIAWIGDPAGGPQSGLWGAPGALSLPLDDRGLGLADGLFETVRVENGQALLLAEHLERWDRAAALLAMAAPPASAAVRALLSEAVGRCGQGDGALRLNWSRGAAAGRGIDLPSIGATPSPAAGHRFWLQFSPGAACFQPVSVLISRLERRNASSQLSGCKTFAYGPAIQARREARSAGAEDALLLSTAGGLCCGTAANLLVRRNGGWWTPPLASGCLPGVMRGRALALGLAREGELNAEDLVGAEAALLINSLGCRPITAVDGAPMAFLSPTEAETFWRQLS; from the coding sequence ATGAACGCGATCGCCTGGATCGGCGATCCCGCTGGCGGTCCCCAATCGGGCCTTTGGGGGGCGCCCGGCGCCCTGAGCCTGCCACTGGATGACCGGGGCCTGGGCCTGGCCGATGGCCTGTTTGAAACGGTGCGGGTGGAGAACGGCCAGGCCCTGCTGCTGGCGGAGCACCTGGAGCGCTGGGATCGCGCCGCCGCCCTGCTGGCGATGGCAGCGCCACCGGCCAGCGCCGCGGTGCGGGCGCTGCTATCGGAAGCCGTGGGCCGCTGCGGCCAGGGCGATGGTGCCCTGCGGCTCAACTGGAGCCGGGGGGCGGCCGCCGGGCGGGGGATTGATTTACCCAGCATCGGCGCCACACCATCACCCGCTGCCGGCCATCGCTTCTGGCTGCAATTCAGCCCCGGCGCGGCTTGCTTCCAGCCGGTATCGGTACTGATCAGTCGCCTGGAGCGCCGTAACGCCTCAAGCCAGCTGAGCGGTTGCAAGACCTTTGCCTATGGGCCCGCGATCCAGGCCCGCCGTGAAGCGCGCTCAGCCGGCGCCGAGGACGCCCTGTTGCTCAGCACGGCCGGTGGGCTCTGCTGCGGCACCGCCGCCAACCTGCTGGTCCGGCGCAACGGAGGCTGGTGGACGCCACCCCTGGCCAGCGGCTGCCTACCGGGGGTGATGCGCGGCCGGGCCCTGGCCCTGGGGCTGGCCAGGGAGGGCGAACTGAACGCCGAGGACCTGGTGGGCGCCGAAGCCGCGCTGCTGATCAACAGCCTCGGCTGCCGGCCGATCACGGCCGTCGATGGGGCACCCATGGCGTTTCTCAGCCCCACGGAGGCCGAGACCTTCTGGCGTCAGTTGTCGTAA
- a CDS encoding 7-carboxy-7-deazaguanine synthase QueE, with the protein MALDLPVVETFHSLQGEGLHAGRSAFFIRLGGCRVGCHWCDTKHSWPEAVHPRRTVGALAAEAEAAAATGAAFVVITGGEPLHHDLTNLCAALRAARGGAEVPLPLHLETSGVDQLSGHFDWICLSPKPHQPPTRELLAACDELKVVIHGPEDLVFAEAMAAAAQDARGSDAQGPGAAASRAQLLLQPGWGCPEGAALAIEHVRRHPTWRLSLQSHKWLNVR; encoded by the coding sequence ATGGCTCTCGACCTTCCCGTCGTTGAAACCTTCCACTCCCTGCAGGGGGAGGGCCTCCACGCTGGCCGCAGCGCCTTCTTCATTCGGCTGGGGGGCTGCCGGGTGGGCTGCCACTGGTGTGACACCAAGCATTCCTGGCCCGAGGCGGTCCATCCCCGACGAACCGTTGGTGCCCTGGCTGCTGAAGCCGAAGCCGCCGCCGCCACGGGCGCGGCCTTTGTGGTGATCACCGGCGGTGAGCCCCTGCACCATGACCTCACCAACCTCTGCGCCGCCCTGCGGGCCGCCCGGGGCGGCGCAGAGGTCCCCCTGCCCCTGCACCTGGAGACCAGCGGCGTCGATCAGCTCAGCGGCCATTTCGACTGGATCTGCCTCTCCCCCAAGCCCCACCAGCCCCCCACCAGGGAACTGCTCGCCGCCTGCGACGAGCTCAAGGTGGTGATCCACGGCCCGGAGGATCTGGTCTTTGCCGAAGCGATGGCCGCCGCCGCCCAGGACGCTCGCGGCTCTGATGCGCAGGGCCCTGGCGCCGCTGCCTCCAGAGCGCAGCTGCTGCTGCAACCGGGCTGGGGGTGCCCCGAAGGCGCGGCCCTGGCGATCGAGCACGTGCGCCGCCATCCCACCTGGCGCCTCAGCCTGCAGAGCCACAAGTGGCTGAACGTGCGCTGA
- the urtD gene encoding urea ABC transporter ATP-binding protein UrtD has protein sequence MSTPSTGVSPLLELRSVSVSFDGFWALNDLNLQLAPGELRAVIGPNGAGKTTFLDVITGKVRPTKGDVVFRGKSLVGTTEHQIARLGVGRKFQTPRVYQNLSPRRNLELAVSHRNSPIDLLFGSLDSKARERVQQLLAVVDLEAQANVPAGGLSHGQKQWLEIAMLLAQDPDLLLVDEPVAGLTDEETRRTADLLKQLSGDHTVLVIEHDMEFIRDLDSQVTVLHEGHVLCEGPMDQVEKNPKVIEVYLGISMEDDA, from the coding sequence ATGAGCACCCCGTCCACCGGCGTGAGTCCGCTGCTGGAACTGCGCTCGGTGAGCGTCAGCTTCGATGGTTTCTGGGCCCTCAACGATCTCAATCTGCAGCTGGCACCCGGCGAGCTGCGGGCGGTGATCGGTCCGAATGGTGCCGGCAAGACCACCTTCCTCGATGTGATCACCGGCAAGGTGAGGCCCACCAAGGGGGATGTGGTCTTCCGGGGGAAATCCCTGGTGGGCACCACGGAGCACCAGATCGCACGGCTGGGGGTCGGCCGCAAATTCCAGACGCCGCGGGTGTATCAGAACCTTTCGCCACGCCGGAACCTCGAGCTGGCGGTGAGCCACCGCAATTCCCCAATCGATCTCCTCTTCGGCTCTCTCGATTCCAAGGCTCGGGAGCGGGTGCAGCAGCTGCTGGCGGTGGTGGATCTGGAGGCCCAGGCCAACGTGCCGGCGGGTGGGTTGTCCCATGGCCAGAAACAGTGGTTGGAGATCGCCATGCTGCTGGCCCAGGACCCCGATCTGTTGTTGGTCGATGAGCCCGTGGCCGGCCTCACCGATGAGGAAACCCGCCGCACCGCTGATCTGCTCAAGCAGCTCTCCGGTGATCACACCGTGCTGGTCATTGAGCACGACATGGAGTTCATCCGCGATCTCGACTCCCAGGTCACGGTGCTGCATGAGGGCCATGTGCTGTGTGAGGGGCCCATGGATCAAGTCGAGAAGAATCCAAAGGTGATCGAGGTCTACTTGGGCATTTCGATGGAGGACGACGCATGA